DNA from Drosophila suzukii chromosome 2R, CBGP_Dsuzu_IsoJpt1.0, whole genome shotgun sequence:
GATCTATAATGGATGCCTTTAGACTTATATTCTACATCATTTTACAATTTATTAGGTATCAATTTAACCATTTCTTTCTTTAAAGAGCGAGATAGCATATTCGAAACTCTCCGAAAACGaaaagttttatcaaaatgaTCCATAAATTTATACGTTTTTCTTTGTGTAACTGGACTCcaattaatataataatttttaagaaCTGAATGATCTAGAACCTAAGAACTACACAGGTCTTGACCGCaattaaaaactaaatgaTCTCTGTTCTATTGTTTATTCGAAACTGATGTATGGTAATCGGCAAGTTCTTAGGCATCTAGGATTTCTTCATGCGGTAGTAGTTCCACACCACGCACATGGGCGGCTGGTTGATGCAGAAGCACTGGGTGGGCGGGACGTCGGGCAGTGGGTCCGTCTTGCACTCCGAGAAGCTGGGGTACTTCGTCCTGCGGCGAGCGCAGCCGGCATGGGGTCGTCCTGGCCGGCAGCCAACCGAGCTGGCCTGCTTGCAGAAGGGCAGCTTGAACCGGGGGCAGGAGCTTGCCACCGGCGGCGGGCGGCACAGCCCCAGCCCCAGGCTCTCGTTGCCATCGGGGCAGACCTTGGACTCCTGGAGCGGTGGCGTTCGGCGGGGCCGCCGCAGGAAGTTCGGCGGACGGCAGCGGCAGACGGCCTTCCTCTTCCGCTCCTCCAGCTCGCACTCGCACCAGGTGCGCTGGTACTTCTTGCTCAGCTTGTCGGAAGGCTTGTAGAGGGTGAGGTCCGTCGGCGGATAGGAATTCGCACAGGGATCACCGTGGCATCTCTTGCGGGAGTCGATGAAGGCCGGCACATTGAACTCGGGGTCGGAGCGGCACTTGTACTCCGAGCGCCGCATCGCAATCCAGCAGATGTCCTTCAGCGGCACCTTCGTCTTGTCCACCGGTTTGTTCTTCTTCAGATCCTTTCTCTGGCCCGGCATTTGGGGCACCCCATCTTCGTACGGATCGTACAGCGTCTCCATGCCACGCACCTGGTTAGCCCTTAGGGCTATTCCGCTCCTCAATGCGGCCGGTGCTCGAAAAAGCGTTTTCTTCGCCAGCATTATCTTATTGTAATGAAGCCGAAATCAAAGTATAGACTCAACTGAGTTGCAAAGGTGTTGAACACACTGAAATAATTTAGTCTtggattaaaaaatataaaaaaaatgtgggTCACTGCGAAATTTTCATCGTGAGCGTCGTTATGAAATGTGATACCGATCTTTTATGGGATTTCGAAGAAAAGTTCTCGGATTGCTTAGATTGCTTGGTTAGAAAATATGAGATCTCAACTTTGTAAGCTTAACTGATTAGGATTATCTTTATGAAATTGAATAAGTATTTCATaatgatatttttattcttttctattatttactttttatgaaatattGAGCTGCAATTTTCATAAAACATTTGTACAGTTCTCATCATTTTAATTGTAttctaaattttaaaatgttaaagaATGATATTCCCAGGAGTAGAAGAAAAAAACCGAAGTAATAGTTTTTTacattaaacaatttttttttattcattcctatgggagctatagcCGATCCGTctcgttccgacttatatagaTTGCAATAGAAACAAGACTTTTAGGAAGGTTTcatcccgatagctttaaaactaagaGACTGGCTTGCGTAGAAACTTACAGACTGCAAGACGGTTATAGCGTCTTCCCACAGAGATCTACCATCCGTTGATGGTCAATAAGGTTTTGCCGTTCCGATCATTTCCCATCCAAATTTGACGGACTCTTTTATCCGATAGTTAGGCGATGTTTTTTCGGTGCAACTCTGAGTTCTTCTTCTTGACAGTGCAAATTGAAACATTCACTACGAAAACGTAAACAATGATGACAGGGAAAAATCGGAAATGGAAGACGCAGAAGCAACTGGTTTGGTTCGATTAGTCAGATCAGCTGTTTtcggatggtagatggtggatgtgCCCTGTGGGTATCGAAGTTTCACATTTGTCAAAAATCAAAACCGTTTCGAACGGATGGACTTCATGGGAATTGGTTGTTAGACGAACAGACGAACAAACGGAAAAa
Protein-coding regions in this window:
- the boly gene encoding uncharacterized protein boly, giving the protein MLAKKTLFRAPAALRSGIALRANQVRGMETLYDPYEDGVPQMPGQRKDLKKNKPVDKTKVPLKDICWIAMRRSEYKCRSDPEFNVPAFIDSRKRCHGDPCANSYPPTDLTLYKPSDKLSKKYQRTWCECELEERKRKAVCRCRPPNFLRRPRRTPPLQESKVCPDGNESLGLGLCRPPPVASSCPRFKLPFCKQASSVGCRPGRPHAGCARRRTKYPSFSECKTDPLPDVPPTQCFCINQPPMCVVWNYYRMKKS